The DNA segment TATATAATAAAATTGTAGGCTATTTTCAATTTTAAAATTACTGGTGTATATATATGAAGAAAATTTTTTAGCAGGTTTAGGAGCCGTAGTAATAGTAGCCTGTGTTTCAGGTTTTGTAGTCTGGAATATTATATCGGGCATACCTGACACGTTACCTTTAGATCAGGATCCACAGTTAATTTTACCTTTATATGATTACTCTAATCTTACCATGATCCAAGGCTACGGTCAGGTAGAGCCTGATCGTTTCCATAACGGCTTCGATTTCACTGTTAATGATACAACTATTATAGTCGCCCCATGTGAAGCGTATGTTCAGGATATAAGTTTTTTTGAAAATGAAGCTATGAATACATGGCAGACTAATCTTCGTTTAAGATTGAACAGCAGATGGAGTGTGATAATCGCATTCGAGTCATGGGCTTTAAATGAAACATACGGTAGATACCAGTTAGATGCTATAATAGTTAAGGTCGGCGATCACGTAGCCGCTAATCAAACAATTGGTGAATTATTACATCACGGTTCAGGCTCCCACATACACTTCGGGATAATTGATAGCGGTGAGTGGGTTTGCCCTTACCAGTATTTTACAGCTGAAGCGCAGTCAACATTCCAACATCTATACGTGGATATGGGGCTAGGGTGGCCGGCCGGCGACTGGTGTAAGTAATTTAAAATATCTCTTTATACTTCACCTTTCCACAACTGGTTTAATGAAGTCTGATAGCCTTTTCAACATGTTCATTTTATCTTTTCTATTAATTTTAGCCTCTTGAACCACGCTTGTTAAAAATTGGGTTGTTTTCTCCATAATTTTTCGGTTAACTGGATAGGGGACACCATCTTTCCCCCCGTGAGCGAATGAGAATTTAGCGGGGTCCCTCCAACTAGGTGAAGCTCCCCAGATTAACTGAGAGATTAAAGCTAAAGCGCGCACGGCAGCTGGTCCTACACCTTGAACGAGCAGAAGATCTTCGTAACAGTCTGGTTGAAGCTCATACGCGCGGTTAAGTGCATCCCAGTCGATTCGAGTTGGCATGTCTAAAATAGGAATTCGACGGGTTAAATTAAAAGAATCTGTGAGGGACTTCTGAGCCGGATCTTTTAAACTGTTGAAAATTTTCTTTAAATGACGTGGATTATCTTTCACAAGATCTAGGCTTGTTCTCCGACACTCATCGCTTTCTTTAGCGCACATGTCTAAAACTTGATCACGGATGATGTCGCTTACAATACCTGTATGAGGTTCAACTATTAAATTTTTTGAATGATCTGA comes from the Candidatus Odinarchaeum yellowstonii genome and includes:
- a CDS encoding peptidoglycan DD-metalloendopeptidase family protein — protein: MYIYEENFLAGLGAVVIVACVSGFVVWNIISGIPDTLPLDQDPQLILPLYDYSNLTMIQGYGQVEPDRFHNGFDFTVNDTTIIVAPCEAYVQDISFFENEAMNTWQTNLRLRLNSRWSVIIAFESWALNETYGRYQLDAIIVKVGDHVAANQTIGELLHHGSGSHIHFGIIDSGEWVCPYQYFTAEAQSTFQHLYVDMGLGWPAGDWCK
- a CDS encoding DUF763 domain-containing protein; translation: MFRSGLANLPLHGGKAPPWLIAKMIELGKAVFSVIVLEYGEEEILRRLSDPFWFQCLACVLGYDWHSSGTTTVTLGVLKSFLNPAEHGLVVVGGKGIVSRRVPDEIDKISASLNLSEADVKRLKRISRLTAKVDNAAIQDGFQLYHHSMIISRKKWVVIQQGMDKINLYARRYHWFSDHSKNLIVEPHTGIVSDIIRDQVLDMCAKESDECRRTSLDLVKDNPRHLKKIFNSLKDPAQKSLTDSFNLTRRIPILDMPTRIDWDALNRAYELQPDCYEDLLLVQGVGPAAVRALALISQLIWGASPSWRDPAKFSFAHGGKDGVPYPVNRKIMEKTTQFLTSVVQEAKINRKDKMNMLKRLSDFIKPVVER